In Streptomyces sp. NBC_00433, a single genomic region encodes these proteins:
- a CDS encoding DUF4191 domain-containing protein produces MARKETSENPGRLAQIVQTYKMTRQADSKIGLVIAAVGIVTFGVILALGFLIDHPIWAGILGLLLALLAMAVIFGRRAERAAFGQLEGKPGAAAAVLQNIGRGWTVSPAVGMNKSQDVVHRAVGKAGVVLVGEGNPNRVKGLLANEKRKVARVVYDVPVHDFIVGNGEGELPLKKLRATLLRLPRTLTGPKTTEVNDRLKALGDLMSNMPIPKGPMPGRGLRKQSRG; encoded by the coding sequence ATGGCGAGGAAGGAAACATCCGAGAACCCTGGGCGACTGGCACAGATCGTCCAGACCTACAAGATGACCAGGCAGGCCGACTCCAAGATCGGGCTTGTCATTGCGGCTGTGGGAATCGTCACCTTCGGTGTCATCCTCGCCCTCGGCTTCTTGATCGATCACCCCATCTGGGCCGGAATCCTGGGACTCCTGCTGGCGCTGCTCGCGATGGCGGTGATCTTCGGCCGCCGCGCCGAGCGGGCCGCCTTCGGGCAGCTGGAGGGCAAGCCGGGCGCGGCTGCCGCCGTGCTGCAGAACATCGGCCGCGGCTGGACGGTGTCGCCGGCGGTGGGCATGAACAAGAGCCAGGACGTCGTCCACCGGGCGGTCGGCAAGGCCGGTGTGGTGCTGGTCGGCGAGGGCAACCCCAACCGGGTCAAGGGCCTGCTGGCCAACGAGAAGCGGAAGGTCGCCCGGGTCGTCTACGACGTGCCGGTCCACGACTTCATCGTCGGCAACGGCGAGGGGGAGCTGCCGCTCAAGAAGCTGCGCGCGACGCTGCTGCGCCTCCCGCGCACGCTGACCGGCCCGAAGACCACCGAGGTCAACGACCGCCTCAAGGCGCTGGGCGACCTGATGTCCAACATGCCGATCCCGAAGGGCCCGATGCCGGGCCGTGGTCTTCGGAAGCAGTCGCGAGGATAA
- the lipB gene encoding lipoyl(octanoyl) transferase LipB yields MSELQFVHLGFGADAVEYGEAWQRQRTVHAARFADEVPDTCLLLEHPPVYTAGRRTADSERPLDGTPVVDVDRGGKITWHGPGQLVGYPILKLPRPVDVVAHVRRLEDALILTATEFGVRTSRVEGRSGVWVLGDPVERRSRDAAQVAGPDRGTGEGHTAGAESRRSASENTAQRAGGLVLDFDPRLADDEFDPRLNGPEYAPSNAGQRREDRKLAAIGIRVAKGVTMHGFALNCNPDTTWFDRIVPCGIRDAGVTSLSEELGRDVGVAEVLPVVQKHLGAVLAAAVPLPRAV; encoded by the coding sequence GTGAGTGAGCTGCAGTTCGTTCACCTGGGTTTCGGGGCTGACGCCGTGGAGTACGGGGAGGCGTGGCAGAGGCAGCGCACGGTGCACGCGGCCCGTTTCGCCGACGAGGTCCCCGACACGTGCCTGCTGCTGGAACACCCGCCGGTCTACACGGCGGGCCGCCGTACGGCCGACAGCGAGCGCCCGCTCGACGGGACCCCCGTGGTGGACGTCGACCGCGGCGGCAAGATCACCTGGCACGGCCCCGGCCAGCTGGTGGGCTACCCCATCCTGAAGCTGCCCCGCCCGGTCGACGTCGTGGCCCATGTGCGGCGGCTGGAGGACGCGCTGATCCTGACGGCGACGGAGTTCGGCGTGCGGACCAGCCGGGTGGAGGGCCGCTCTGGGGTGTGGGTGCTGGGCGACCCCGTCGAGCGGCGCAGCCGAGACGCAGCGCAGGTCGCGGGTCCCGACCGAGGCACAGGGGAGGGGCACACGGCCGGAGCGGAGTCGAGGCGGAGCGCGAGCGAAAACACAGCGCAACGTGCCGGCGGGCTGGTGCTGGACTTCGACCCGCGGCTGGCCGACGACGAGTTCGACCCGCGGCTGAACGGCCCCGAGTACGCCCCCTCCAACGCCGGGCAGCGCCGCGAGGACCGCAAGCTCGCCGCGATCGGCATCCGGGTCGCCAAGGGCGTGACCATGCACGGCTTCGCCCTGAACTGCAACCCCGACACCACCTGGTTCGACCGGATCGTGCCGTGCGGCATCAGGGACGCGGGCGTCACGTCGCTGTCCGAGGAACTGGGCCGGGACGTGGGCGTGGCCGAGGTGCTGCCGGTGGTGCAGAAGCACCTCGGCGCGGTGCTCGCCGCGGCCGTCCCGCTCCCCCGGGCTGTCTAG
- a CDS encoding DUF58 domain-containing protein, producing the protein MRALKAADGRHVRLTAAGRWGGGAGTAALVLGAAGGLRPLFGVGAAAVLACAAAWANARFGRRPGVAHASLPAARFVRGERPLLHCAPAGRAGAATPAIRGTLDDVLPDGVRTLPFAGRGWTAAGPALPRGVWRLGPAVAEYHDPLGLAVTRTRPSPPGAHFTVSPRTPAAVPWVAEAAAAHASGAARLDTDEAFEIHGMRPYTPGDDLRLIDWRGTLRTGAFHVRERRGGGSAPAAVLLDTGAEDGEAFETAVDCAAAVALSVLRLDRPVVLSGLGAAPRLITPAPEAAAGLLDLLARVTPHPGASTTPLARLAAAIPNGALAVLATTRDPALWRPALSALSAHRATVVCLHAVPAGPGASGPRQFAGFRVLRVRSVEDLAGLPAGR; encoded by the coding sequence ATGCGCGCCCTGAAGGCCGCGGACGGCAGGCACGTGCGGCTGACGGCCGCCGGGCGGTGGGGCGGCGGTGCCGGCACCGCCGCGCTCGTGCTCGGGGCGGCCGGCGGGCTGCGCCCGCTCTTCGGCGTCGGCGCCGCCGCGGTGCTCGCCTGTGCCGCGGCATGGGCGAACGCGCGGTTCGGGCGGCGGCCCGGCGTCGCCCACGCCTCGCTGCCCGCCGCGCGATTCGTCCGGGGCGAGCGCCCGCTGCTGCACTGCGCCCCGGCGGGCCGGGCCGGGGCCGCGACACCCGCGATCCGCGGCACGCTGGACGACGTGCTGCCGGACGGCGTACGCACCCTGCCGTTTGCCGGGCGCGGCTGGACCGCGGCGGGGCCCGCCCTGCCCCGCGGAGTGTGGCGGCTCGGCCCGGCCGTCGCCGAATACCACGACCCGCTCGGCCTCGCGGTGACCCGCACCCGACCGTCACCGCCCGGCGCGCACTTCACCGTCAGCCCGCGCACCCCGGCCGCCGTGCCGTGGGTCGCCGAGGCCGCCGCCGCCCACGCCTCGGGCGCCGCGCGGCTCGACACGGACGAGGCGTTCGAGATCCACGGCATGCGCCCCTACACCCCCGGCGACGACCTGCGCCTCATCGACTGGCGCGGCACCCTGCGCACCGGCGCCTTCCACGTCCGTGAGCGGCGCGGCGGCGGCTCCGCGCCCGCCGCGGTCCTGCTGGACACCGGCGCCGAGGACGGCGAGGCCTTCGAGACGGCGGTCGACTGCGCGGCCGCCGTCGCCCTGAGCGTCCTGCGCCTCGACCGCCCGGTCGTCCTGTCCGGCCTCGGCGCCGCCCCCCGGCTGATCACCCCGGCACCCGAGGCCGCGGCGGGCCTACTCGACCTCCTCGCCCGCGTGACCCCCCACCCGGGCGCCTCCACGACCCCGCTCGCCCGCCTCGCCGCGGCCATCCCGAACGGCGCCCTCGCCGTCCTGGCCACCACCCGCGACCCCGCCCTCTGGCGCCCGGCGCTCTCCGCCCTGAGCGCCCACCGCGCCACGGTGGTCTGCCTGCACGCGGTCCCCGCGGGCCCGGGGGCCTCCGGCCCGCGCCAGTTCGCCGGCTTCCGGGTGCTGCGGGTCAGGTCGGTGGAGGACCTCGCCGGTCTGCCGGCGGGGCGGTGA
- a CDS encoding recombinase family protein: MSGLQRVVIEVAARAQKTQLRAVDYLRVSTEEQVKGYGIPYSSKRTAKHIVHKGWEHVGTFADEGVSGSLLAHERDDLTRLMVRARQTPRPFDVVVVNEERAIGRAGRAFWPWVWELEDLGVFVAVVKGDYDNTTPDGRSRMRKAADRAQDERETIRDRTQGGIQEKAEDGRHPGGQARYGYHIADQGRVGQSRLALDICGGTERCTRTGPCQTLHETTVLRRGRHLVIQFHGNWGRAVLTLNAEGFVSRSGKPWSVANFRNRFLQSLDPRYVFRSAANATLDADGSPVWGESVTIDLDPVFTPEEVAEFRRAWNPKFRVRHVGRRTYPLTGRITSLCGSHYVGASPTTKDVSPHYVCAGKAALPGSEGCSCSQLDALGVEAWAWEAVSGLLGNADKLHVLAERQKARTSEERIDHASRLAELDQQVAEQQDAIDTIMVMGAKSAARRGQRGKEAETSVARMIKPLEDELEALEAQRREVVSWQADAVEAAQRTGDLQALAEMAAQGLQDVSAEDQRRLYGLLEITGCLTGPVPQMRKGLACSVAEWFRDAGRLVPDLTNASWAKVAPLMPRGEKDRPVLEAVLTKAASDARWEELYEKYGTTALRTYWRRWKASGLWEQIMAALPEEGRPVPRRHPLPPIHLHGVLQPGLILATASEDHGPASGPSGSACWTSGRPAP, translated from the coding sequence ATGAGCGGACTTCAGCGGGTCGTTATCGAGGTGGCTGCAAGGGCGCAGAAGACGCAACTACGCGCTGTGGACTACTTGCGGGTGTCCACCGAGGAGCAGGTCAAGGGCTACGGCATTCCGTACTCCAGCAAGCGGACCGCCAAGCACATCGTCCACAAGGGCTGGGAGCACGTCGGCACTTTCGCCGACGAAGGCGTGTCCGGGTCGTTACTCGCTCACGAGCGCGACGACCTGACGCGTCTCATGGTCCGGGCGCGACAGACGCCACGGCCCTTTGACGTGGTCGTCGTAAACGAAGAACGCGCCATCGGCCGTGCGGGCAGGGCTTTCTGGCCCTGGGTGTGGGAATTGGAGGACTTGGGCGTCTTCGTTGCCGTCGTCAAGGGCGACTATGACAACACCACGCCCGACGGGCGCAGTCGCATGCGCAAGGCTGCCGACCGTGCCCAGGACGAGCGCGAGACCATCCGCGACCGCACGCAGGGTGGCATCCAGGAGAAGGCCGAGGACGGCCGCCACCCTGGCGGTCAGGCCCGCTACGGGTACCACATCGCGGATCAGGGCCGTGTCGGCCAGAGCCGATTGGCTCTGGACATCTGCGGCGGCACCGAGCGATGCACTCGTACCGGTCCGTGCCAGACGCTGCACGAGACGACCGTGCTGCGCCGCGGGCGCCATCTTGTGATTCAGTTTCACGGGAACTGGGGCCGCGCAGTGCTCACGCTCAATGCCGAGGGGTTCGTCAGTCGATCCGGCAAACCGTGGAGTGTTGCGAATTTCCGCAACCGTTTCCTCCAGAGTCTCGATCCGAGGTACGTCTTCCGCAGCGCGGCGAACGCCACGCTGGATGCAGACGGCAGCCCCGTCTGGGGTGAGAGCGTCACGATCGACCTCGATCCCGTCTTCACTCCGGAGGAGGTCGCAGAGTTCCGCCGTGCCTGGAACCCGAAGTTCCGCGTACGGCACGTTGGCAGACGCACCTATCCGCTGACGGGGCGCATCACGAGTCTGTGCGGCTCCCACTACGTCGGCGCTTCGCCGACGACCAAGGACGTGAGTCCGCACTATGTGTGCGCTGGTAAGGCCGCCCTTCCGGGCAGCGAGGGATGCTCCTGCTCCCAGCTGGACGCCCTGGGCGTCGAAGCATGGGCCTGGGAAGCGGTGAGTGGACTACTCGGCAACGCCGACAAGCTCCACGTGCTGGCCGAGCGCCAGAAAGCGCGCACCAGTGAGGAACGCATCGACCACGCCTCGCGGCTGGCCGAGCTGGACCAGCAGGTGGCCGAGCAGCAGGACGCCATCGACACCATTATGGTGATGGGCGCCAAGAGCGCCGCACGGCGAGGGCAGCGGGGCAAAGAGGCGGAGACATCCGTTGCCCGCATGATCAAACCCTTGGAGGACGAACTGGAGGCACTGGAGGCCCAGCGCCGCGAGGTCGTTTCCTGGCAGGCCGACGCGGTCGAGGCGGCGCAGAGGACCGGAGACCTACAGGCGCTGGCCGAGATGGCCGCGCAGGGCCTCCAGGACGTGAGCGCCGAGGACCAGCGCCGCTTGTACGGCCTGCTGGAGATCACCGGCTGCCTGACCGGGCCGGTCCCGCAGATGCGGAAGGGTCTCGCCTGCTCGGTGGCGGAGTGGTTCCGCGACGCAGGCCGGCTCGTGCCGGACCTGACCAATGCGAGCTGGGCGAAGGTCGCCCCGCTCATGCCGCGAGGCGAGAAGGACCGTCCGGTCCTGGAAGCGGTCCTGACCAAGGCAGCGAGTGACGCTCGCTGGGAGGAGCTGTACGAGAAGTACGGTACGACCGCGCTGCGGACCTACTGGCGCCGCTGGAAGGCCAGCGGCCTGTGGGAGCAGATCATGGCGGCCCTCCCGGAAGAGGGCCGACCCGTTCCGCGGCGGCATCCGCTGCCGCCGATCCATCTGCACGGAGTGCTCCAGCCGGGGCTTATCCTCGCGACTGCTTCCGAAGACCACGGCCCGGCATCGGGCCCTTCGGGATCGGCATGTTGGACATCAGGTCGCCCAGCGCCTTGA
- a CDS encoding transglutaminase-like domain-containing protein encodes MGRVWEVLAAATAAATLAGMLLAARRGGPVGRWRGAGVMVLVVGVAVGGVYVSPPHLAAHRDVVARQQAGPPETDPLSRLPQWTGAPRDPVLHARFTGAPGAAGRLWPLLAYGTYRAADGWQSSPALTALPAAAGGTGVDVVLAHPERLVPHPFGVRSARPAGTGYDPRTEAVRTPAAGTAYSLTVDTAAPEPAGAPLAVAPSTGCAGPELRRLVGRVRPGLPLAGQLAELAQVVAGTGSADATGPVEDGCDGVTAALREGHGTSDQYATAFALAARMLGASSRVVAGFAPRREVPADGGLDILGGDAVAWPQIAYGGGRWVDYWPLPGRTAAGGRVPSPEPAAATPPATQPPGGGSTWQNHQARLFFLAAGAVLLLSAAAAGAVVLRARRAERDRRQRDRARRWDELSPRQRILTLWGRSLRDSGIPASPSTTARDVATATDLPPLRELAQLVDRTLYAPAPPEGTPEAEQAARLAAAVRAGAGADRRRGAFSSRRPPC; translated from the coding sequence ATGGGGCGGGTCTGGGAGGTGCTGGCGGCCGCGACCGCGGCGGCGACGCTCGCCGGGATGCTGCTGGCCGCGCGGCGGGGCGGGCCGGTCGGGCGGTGGCGGGGGGCGGGGGTGATGGTGCTCGTCGTGGGCGTCGCGGTCGGCGGGGTGTACGTGTCGCCACCGCATCTGGCGGCGCACCGGGACGTCGTGGCACGGCAGCAGGCGGGTCCGCCGGAGACCGACCCGCTGTCCCGGCTGCCGCAGTGGACCGGCGCCCCCCGCGACCCGGTCCTGCACGCCCGGTTCACCGGGGCGCCGGGTGCGGCCGGGCGGTTGTGGCCGCTGCTCGCCTACGGGACCTACCGCGCCGCCGACGGCTGGCAGTCGTCACCGGCGCTCACCGCGCTGCCCGCGGCCGCGGGCGGCACCGGGGTCGACGTCGTGCTGGCGCACCCCGAGCGCCTGGTGCCGCACCCCTTCGGCGTACGGTCCGCGCGACCGGCCGGCACCGGCTACGACCCGCGGACCGAGGCCGTACGCACTCCCGCCGCGGGCACGGCCTACTCCCTGACCGTCGACACCGCCGCCCCTGAGCCCGCCGGGGCGCCGCTCGCCGTCGCGCCGAGCACCGGCTGCGCGGGACCCGAGCTGCGCCGGCTGGTCGGCCGGGTGCGCCCGGGACTGCCGCTCGCCGGGCAGCTGGCGGAACTGGCGCAGGTCGTCGCCGGGACGGGCAGCGCGGACGCGACCGGCCCGGTCGAGGACGGCTGCGACGGGGTGACGGCGGCGCTGCGGGAAGGGCACGGCACCAGCGACCAGTACGCGACCGCCTTCGCCCTCGCGGCCAGGATGCTCGGCGCGTCCAGCCGGGTCGTGGCGGGATTCGCGCCGCGGCGGGAGGTCCCGGCGGACGGCGGGCTCGACATCCTGGGCGGCGACGCCGTGGCCTGGCCGCAGATCGCCTACGGCGGTGGCCGCTGGGTCGACTACTGGCCGCTCCCCGGCCGCACGGCCGCCGGCGGCCGCGTCCCCTCGCCGGAACCCGCCGCCGCCACGCCGCCCGCCACCCAGCCGCCCGGCGGCGGCTCCACCTGGCAGAACCACCAGGCGCGGCTGTTCTTCCTCGCGGCCGGCGCCGTCCTGCTGCTGTCCGCGGCCGCCGCGGGCGCCGTCGTCCTGCGCGCCCGGCGGGCCGAGCGCGACAGGCGGCAGCGTGACCGGGCCCGGCGGTGGGACGAGCTGAGCCCGCGGCAGCGCATCCTCACCCTGTGGGGGCGCTCGCTGCGGGACAGCGGAATCCCCGCCTCGCCGTCGACCACCGCCCGCGACGTCGCCACGGCGACCGACCTGCCGCCGCTGCGGGAGCTGGCACAACTGGTGGACCGCACGCTCTACGCCCCCGCGCCGCCGGAGGGGACGCCGGAGGCCGAGCAGGCGGCACGGCTGGCGGCGGCGGTCCGCGCGGGAGCGGGCGCGGACCGCCGCCGCGGGGCTTTCAGCAGTCGCCGGCCTCCATGTTGA
- the lipA gene encoding lipoyl synthase has product MSAVAPDGRKMLRLEVRNSQTPIERKPEWIKTRAKMGPEYTQMQKLVKSEGLHTVCQEAGCPNIYECWEDREATFLIGGDQCTRRCDFCQIDTGKPQALDRDEPRRVGESVVTMDLNYATITGVARDDLEDGGAWLYAETVRQIHAMTAGRSAGRTKVELLIPDFNAEPAQLAEVFGTRPEVLAHNVETVPRIFKRIRPGFRYERSLDVITRAREAGLVTKSNLILGMGEERAEISQALQDLHDAGCELITITQYLRPSVRHHPVERWVKPAEFVELQEEAEEIGYAGVMSGPLVRSSYRAGRLFQQAVDRRQAV; this is encoded by the coding sequence GTGTCCGCAGTCGCACCCGACGGACGCAAGATGCTGCGCCTGGAGGTCCGCAACAGCCAGACCCCCATCGAGCGCAAGCCCGAGTGGATCAAGACCCGGGCGAAAATGGGTCCCGAGTACACGCAGATGCAGAAGCTCGTCAAAAGCGAGGGCCTGCACACGGTGTGCCAGGAGGCCGGCTGTCCCAACATCTACGAGTGCTGGGAGGACCGCGAGGCGACCTTCCTCATCGGCGGCGACCAGTGCACCCGGCGCTGCGACTTCTGCCAGATCGACACCGGCAAGCCGCAGGCCCTGGACCGCGACGAGCCGCGCCGGGTCGGCGAGTCCGTCGTCACCATGGACCTGAACTACGCCACGATCACCGGCGTCGCGCGTGACGACCTGGAGGACGGCGGCGCGTGGCTCTACGCCGAGACCGTCCGGCAGATCCACGCCATGACCGCCGGCCGGTCCGCCGGACGGACCAAGGTCGAGCTGCTCATCCCCGACTTCAACGCCGAGCCCGCGCAGCTCGCCGAGGTCTTCGGCACCCGCCCCGAGGTGCTGGCGCACAACGTCGAGACGGTGCCGCGGATCTTCAAGCGCATCCGCCCCGGCTTCCGCTACGAGCGCTCGCTCGACGTCATCACCCGGGCGCGGGAGGCGGGCCTGGTCACCAAGTCCAACCTGATCCTGGGCATGGGCGAGGAGCGCGCGGAGATCAGCCAGGCGCTGCAGGACCTGCACGACGCGGGCTGCGAGCTGATCACGATCACGCAGTATCTGCGGCCGTCGGTGCGGCACCACCCGGTGGAGCGGTGGGTGAAGCCGGCCGAGTTCGTGGAGCTGCAGGAGGAGGCCGAGGAGATCGGCTACGCGGGTGTGATGTCCGGGCCGCTGGTCCGCTCGTCCTACCGCGCGGGCCGGCTCTTCCAGCAGGCCGTCGACCGCCGCCAGGCGGTCTGA
- a CDS encoding AAA family ATPase: MSATAVAGGTDWAGRIRTGLIEPVERAFTGQRAAVEMAAVCLLAGGHLLVEGRPGTGKTTLARAIAACLGPAPGVTAWRRVQFTPDLLPAEITGYEQPLLTGGLSDFRQGPLFAHVVVADEINRASPRTQSALLEAMEEGKVTVADRTHRLPDPFFVVATQNPVDLNGTYLLPEAELDRFMIRVGVDFPAREAEVAIAAGRLADPDDREGFGEPSLPAADILSARAAVAAVTATDTLVGYAVDLAEATRGSGALTHGVSVRATRALVAAARARAFLDGRGHADAKDVQQLAVAVLAHRVEPSGAATGDPAAVITELLARVTAPENAACAP, translated from the coding sequence ATGTCCGCCACTGCTGTGGCCGGGGGCACGGACTGGGCGGGGCGGATCCGTACCGGTCTGATCGAGCCGGTGGAGCGCGCCTTCACCGGGCAGCGGGCCGCGGTGGAGATGGCCGCGGTATGCCTGCTGGCCGGCGGCCACCTGCTCGTCGAGGGCAGGCCGGGCACCGGCAAGACCACGCTGGCGCGGGCGATCGCCGCCTGCCTGGGCCCGGCGCCGGGCGTCACGGCGTGGCGGCGGGTGCAGTTCACCCCCGACCTGCTGCCCGCCGAGATCACCGGCTACGAGCAGCCACTGCTGACCGGCGGACTGAGCGACTTCCGGCAGGGGCCGCTGTTCGCGCACGTGGTCGTGGCCGACGAGATCAACCGGGCCTCGCCCCGTACGCAGTCCGCGCTGCTGGAGGCCATGGAGGAGGGCAAGGTCACCGTCGCCGACCGCACCCACCGCCTGCCCGACCCCTTCTTCGTCGTCGCCACCCAGAACCCGGTGGACCTCAACGGCACGTATCTGCTGCCCGAGGCGGAACTGGACCGGTTCATGATCCGGGTGGGCGTCGACTTCCCCGCGCGGGAGGCCGAGGTGGCGATCGCCGCGGGGCGGCTGGCCGACCCCGACGACCGCGAGGGCTTCGGGGAGCCCTCGCTGCCCGCCGCCGACATCCTGTCCGCGCGCGCCGCCGTCGCCGCCGTGACCGCCACCGACACCCTCGTCGGCTACGCCGTCGACCTCGCCGAGGCGACCCGCGGGAGCGGTGCCCTCACCCACGGCGTCAGCGTCAGGGCCACCCGCGCCCTGGTGGCCGCGGCCCGCGCCCGCGCCTTCCTCGACGGCCGCGGGCATGCCGACGCCAAGGACGTACAGCAGCTGGCCGTGGCGGTGCTGGCCCACCGGGTGGAGCCCTCGGGCGCCGCGACGGGTGACCCGGCGGCGGTGATCACCGAGCTGCTGGCCCGCGTGACCGCCCCGGAGAACGCCGCATGCGCGCCCTGA
- a CDS encoding regulator: MTDRATQRTPNGPTPVPAARPGRGPAAPPGGQEEPGEAGAAAAPARTGRPDRRNTRLAALIAEAGFSHAGLARRVDRLGQEHGLDLRYDKTSVTRWLRGQQPRGTSPALIAEVFTQRLGRRLSAQDLGLDACAPVYAGLEYAATPGEAVDIVSGLWRKDTGNQAELRKIAFSPAGLVVPSRDWLIGSADDTVTRKGAVRVPTQIRGTPHPARALRPAAQGAAAPAGRVGSGDIAALRAVGDLFRALDHAYGGGHARQALIRYLEHEAEPMLRGSYGEAQGRRLFSSVADLTRLAGWTSYDIGAHGLAQRYFVQSLRLAQAAGDRVYGGYVLVTMSRQAVYLGHGREAVQLARVAQQGIGTGAPAAVQALMHAAEARGQGVLGETRACTAALSRAERAFAAGRPGDELPPWARFFDEAQLADEFAHCHRDLQQHRAAVQQAERSLQLRAPGYARSRLFCRTVLASARLSLGEVDAACALGAEVVRQAADMRSARAAEYARDFARRLDPHRDTAAARAFFARAEAAEFAL, from the coding sequence ATGACGGACCGTGCCACGCAGCGAACCCCGAACGGACCCACCCCCGTCCCGGCCGCCCGGCCCGGACGCGGCCCCGCCGCACCCCCCGGCGGCCAGGAGGAACCGGGGGAGGCGGGCGCCGCCGCGGCGCCCGCCCGCACCGGCCGGCCGGACCGGCGCAACACCCGCCTCGCCGCCCTCATCGCTGAGGCCGGCTTCTCGCACGCCGGCCTCGCCCGCCGCGTCGACCGGCTCGGCCAGGAGCACGGGCTCGACCTGCGCTACGACAAGACGTCCGTGACCCGCTGGCTGCGCGGCCAGCAGCCGCGCGGCACCTCGCCCGCGCTCATCGCCGAGGTCTTCACGCAGCGGCTCGGCCGCCGGCTGTCCGCGCAGGACCTCGGCCTCGACGCGTGCGCGCCGGTCTACGCCGGGCTCGAATACGCCGCCACCCCCGGTGAGGCGGTCGACATCGTCAGCGGCCTGTGGCGCAAGGACACCGGGAACCAGGCGGAGCTGCGCAAGATCGCCTTCAGCCCGGCGGGGCTCGTCGTGCCCAGCAGGGACTGGCTGATCGGCTCGGCGGACGACACGGTCACCCGCAAGGGCGCGGTGCGGGTGCCCACGCAGATCCGCGGCACCCCGCACCCCGCGCGGGCTTTACGGCCCGCAGCGCAGGGCGCCGCCGCCCCCGCGGGCCGGGTCGGATCCGGCGACATCGCGGCGCTGCGGGCCGTCGGCGACCTCTTCCGCGCCCTTGACCACGCCTACGGCGGCGGGCACGCCCGCCAGGCGCTCATCCGCTACCTCGAACACGAGGCCGAGCCGATGCTGCGCGGCAGCTACGGGGAGGCCCAGGGCAGGCGTCTCTTCTCCTCCGTCGCCGACCTGACCCGGCTGGCCGGCTGGACGTCGTACGACATCGGCGCGCACGGCCTGGCCCAGCGCTACTTCGTCCAGTCGCTGCGGCTGGCCCAGGCGGCCGGCGACCGGGTCTACGGCGGCTACGTCCTGGTCACGATGAGCCGCCAGGCCGTCTACCTCGGTCACGGGCGCGAGGCCGTACAGCTGGCACGGGTCGCCCAGCAGGGCATCGGCACGGGGGCGCCGGCCGCCGTACAGGCCCTGATGCACGCGGCCGAGGCCCGCGGGCAAGGTGTGCTCGGCGAGACCCGGGCCTGCACGGCGGCGCTGTCCCGGGCCGAGCGCGCCTTCGCCGCGGGCCGGCCGGGGGACGAACTGCCGCCCTGGGCACGCTTCTTCGACGAGGCGCAGCTCGCGGACGAGTTCGCGCACTGCCACCGCGACCTCCAGCAGCACCGGGCGGCCGTCCAGCAGGCGGAGCGCTCGCTCCAGTTGCGCGCACCCGGCTACGCGCGCAGCCGGCTCTTCTGCCGCACCGTCCTCGCCTCGGCCCGGCTCTCCCTCGGCGAGGTCGACGCCGCCTGCGCCCTCGGGGCCGAGGTCGTCCGGCAGGCCGCGGACATGCGGTCCGCTCGGGCGGCGGAATACGCCCGCGACTTCGCCCGCCGCCTCGACCCCCACCGCGACACCGCCGCCGCCAGGGCCTTCTTCGCCCGCGCGGAGGCCGCGGAATTCGCGCTCTGA